A window of Variovorax paradoxus genomic DNA:
ACAACGCCGCGCTCACGCTGCGCGCGCTGGCCGGGCCGCTCGCGGGTGCCGGCAGCGCGGCGCGTTCGCGCAGCCTCATCGACGCGCTGCTGAACAAGGTCGAGGTGCGCGCGGCCGACTTCGACATGCCGGTGGGCGCGCTCTCCGGCGGCAACCAGCAGAAGGTGATGGTGGCGCGCTGGATGGCGCGCGAGCCGCGCCTTTGGGTCATCTGCGAGCCGACGCGCGGCATCGACGTGGGCGCCAAGGCCACCATCTACCGCCTGCTGCGCGCCTATGCCGACGCGGGCGGCGCGGTGCTGGTGGTGTCGTCGGACGTGGCCGAGATCATCGGGCTGTGCGACCGCATCTGCGTGATGGCGCTCGGGCGCATCGTGGCGCACCTGCCGCGCGGCGCGTCGGAAGAAGCCGTCATCGCGCAGGCGGTGCGGCACGACGTGGCCGAGGCCGAAGGAGCCGCGGCATGAGCGGGCAACGGCATTTCGCGCGCCGCCACCTGATTCCGGTCACGCTGGTGGCCGTGTCGGCGTGCGTCTACGTGGGCACGGCGCTGGCCACGGGGCAGCACGCGCAGCTCACGCTGGCGGGCGTGATGGGGCTGCTGCAGCGGATGATCGCGCTGGGCCTGGTGGCGCTGGGGCAGAACTTCGTGATGCTCGGCGGCTCGATCGATCTCTCGGTGGCCAACCTCATCAGCGTGAGCGCGGTGCTGGCGTCCTACTTCATGCAGGGCGACACCGGCGCCATCGGCCATGCGGTGGTCGGCGTGCTGCTGGTGGCGGCGGCGGTGGGCACGGTGAACGGGCTGCTGATCGCGCGGCTGGGCGTGAGCCCGCTGATCGCCACCCTGGGCGTGGGGCTGGTGCTGCAGGGCGTGCTGACGGTGGCCTTCACCTCGCTGCAGGGCAAGGTGCCGCAGGCTTACCAGGCGCTGGCCTATGGCAGCGTGGCGGGCGTGCCTGTCGCGGTACTGATCCTGCTGGCGGTGGCTGTGGCGGCGGCCTTCGCGCTCACCCGCACGGTGGCCGGCGCGCATCTGTTCGCGGTGGGCGGCAATGCCGACAGCGCGCGGCTCGCGGGCATCCGCACGTCGCGGGTGCTGGTCGGCGCGCATGCGATGGCCGGGCTGATGTCGGGGCTCGCGGGGCTCTACCTCGCGAGCTGGCTGGGGGCGGGCACGCCCTGGGTGGGCCGCGACGGCGGCTACGACCTCGACTCGATCGCGGCCGTGGTCATCGGCGGCACGCTGCTGGCCGGCGGGCGCGGCAGCATCGCCGGAACGATGGCGGGCGTGTTCGTGTTCGCCACCATCGACGCGGTGTTCAACATGCTGCAGATCGACTCGTTCCTGAGCCAGGTGCTGCGCGGGCTGATCGTGGTGATCGCGGTGGGGGTCTACACCTTCCGCAACAAGGGGCATGTGGCATGAAACGCTGGCGCAATATCAATCCGGCGCTGGTGCTGCTGGTCGTGCTGGTTTGCACGATGGTGTTCATGAGCCCGCTGTACCAGACGGCGCCCGGCCTCATGAGCTTCCTGCAGCGCGCGGCACCGCTCGTCATCCTGACCTGCGGCGCGTCGTTCGTGCTGATCGCCGGCGGCTTCGACCTGTCGTCGGGCGCGCTCATCACGCTGGTGGTGATCGGCTGCGCGCTCATCACCAACGGCGACGCCGACATGACATGGACGGCCGTGGCCGCCGCGTACGCGATGGGCCTCGCGGTGGGCCTGCTCAACGGGCTGGTCGTCACGCGGCTGAAGGTGCCGTCGATCATCGCCACGCTCGGCGGGCTGCTGTCGATCAAGGGCATTGCCATGGTGTGGTCGGGCGGCGCGCCTTCGGGCTACCTGCCGCAGAACCTTCGCTACCTGGGGCGCGGCGTGCTGCGCGAGGTGCCGCTGACCGGCACGCTGCCCATCGCGGTGATCGTGCTGGCGGTGTTCGTGGCGCTGTGCTTCTGGCTCATGCACCGCACCAACTTCGGCCGGCTGGTGCTGATGATCGGCGACAACCCCGTGGCCGCAGAACTGGCCGGCGCGCCGGTGCGCCGGGTGCGGGTGGCGGCCTTCGTGCTGTCGTCGCTCTCGGCGGTGACGGCGGGCATCCTGCTCGGCGGCTTTTCGGGCGTGTCGGTGGACGTGGGCACGGGCTACGACCTGCAGGCCATCGCGGCGGCGGTGATCGGCGGCGTGGTGCTGCTGGGCGGGCGCGGCTCGATTCCGGGCGCGTGCATCGGCGCGCTCACGCTCTACACGCTCTTCACCGTGCTGAACCTGCTGGGCTTCTCGGAGCCGCTGCGCGTCGCGGTGCAGGGGCTGATCCTGATCGGCGCGGCGGCGCTCACGGCCTGGCGCCATCAGCGCCGCTAGCCGGCCGCATACCAGGAGGCCGCGCATGCAGTGAACACGACTCGAAGAACCCCCCTTGATCCATTCCCGAAAAACCGCAGGAGACAAACCATGAAATCACATCGTTCAAACCGCCGGCAGGCCTTGCGCTGCGGCGTCCTCGCACTCGCCGTGGCCGCCCACGCGGGCGCCTTCGCGCAGGTCGCCAACGTCGACGTCGACAAGGAAATGCAGGAGCAAGCGCGCCTCATGACCGCCACGCCCGAGGGGCCGGCCGGCCAGCCCTGGCTGCAGCGCATCGGCGGCAAGACCGTCGACACCGCCAAGTACAGGAAGAAGGGCCCCTACACGCTGTGTTTCTCGAACGCGAGCGTGGGCAACCCGTGGCGCGTGGTCGGCTGGAACACCATGCAGGCCGAGGTCGAGCTGAACAAGGCCGACATCAAGGGCTTCGAATACGCCGACGCGCAGGGCAAGGACGAGAAGCAGATCTCCGACATCCGCTCGCTCGTGAACAGCGGCAAGTGCGACGCGCTGATCGTCTCGCCCAACACCTCGGCCGCGCTCACGCCCGCGGTGGAAGAAGCGTGCAAGAAGCTGCCCGTGGTGACTTTCGACCGCTCGGTGGACAGCCTGTGCCCGGTGACGGCGGTGCGCTCCATCGGCGGCTATGCCTGGGGCAAGGTCGGCGCCGACTTCATCGCGGCCAACGCGCCCAAGGGCGGCAAGGTGCTGGTGCTGCGCACCGCGCCGGGCGTGGACCTGTTCGAGACGCGCTGGGCCGCCGCCAAGAAGGTGTTCGACGCATCGGGCCTGAAGGTGGTGGGCAACGAGTTCGTGGGCGGCGACCGCGCCAAGACCAAGGCCACGGTGGCCGACTACCTCAGCCGCAGCGGCAAGATCGACGCGGTGTGGGTCGACCTGGGGGCGGTGTCGGTGGCCGTGGCCGAGGCCTTCGAGGACGCGGGCCAGCCTTACCCCATCATCACCGGCGAAGACCAGCAGGACTACCTGCAGGCCTGGAAGAAGAACGGCTTCAAGGGCATCGCGCCCACGTACCCGGCCTACCAGTGGCGCACGGCCGTGATCGCCGCGCTCAAGGCGTTGAAAGGCGAGCCGCTGCCGTCGCCGACGTGGATCCTGCCGCAGCCGAGCATCACCGCCAAGGAACTGCCGCAGTACGTGAACGACAAGCTGCCGCCGCTGCACTATTCGATGTGCGGTTGCGAGAAGATGCCGGGCTACCCGCAGCGCTGGGGCGGCAAGCAGTAATGGCGCAGCCCATCGACTACCTGATCCTGGGCGGTGGCACGGCGGGCTGCGCGCTCGCCGCGCGGCTGTCGGAAGACGCGGGCAAGCGCGTGGTGCTGGTGGAGGCCGGGCGCGACCTGCGGCCCGACGCCATGAGCGACAGCATCCGCAGCCGCTACCCCGGCCTGGCCTACCTGGACAAGCAGAACATCTGGACGGCCCTGGTCGCCACCGTGAGCGGCGCGCCCACGCGCCAGCCCAACCGCACGCCGCGCGGCTACGAACAGGGGCGGGTGCTGGGCGGCGGCTCGGCCATCAACGCGATGGTGGCCAACCGCGGCGCGCCCGACGACTACGACGAGTGGGCCCGGCTGGGCGCCGAGGGCTGGAGCGGCGAGGTTGCGCTGAAGTACTTCCGCAAGCTGGAGCGCGACTGCGATTTCGACGACGCCTACCACGGCCGCGGCGGCCCGGTGCCGGTGCGCCGGCTCGCGCCGGAGCGGGTGTCGCCTTTCGTGCAGGCGGTGTGCCGCTCGCTGCGCATGCGCGGCCATCCGCAGTACCCCGACCAGAACGGCGAATGGAAAGACGGCGTGTTCCCCGCCGCCATTGCCACCAGCGACGACGGCCAGCGCGTGCCCGCGTCCATCGTCTACCTGACGCCCGAGGTGCGCGCGCGCAAGAACCTGCGCATCGTCACCGACACCCACGTACAGCGGCTTTTGTTCGAAGGCGCGCGCGTGACCGGCGCGGAGGCGGGCGGCCAGCCGATGCATGCGGCGCACACCATCGTGTGCATGGGCGGCATCCACTCGGCCGCGCTGCTGATGCGCAGCGGCATCGGCCCGGCGGCCGACCTGCGCGCGCTGGGCATCGAGGTGAAGGCCGACCGCCCCGGCGTCGGCATGAACCTGATGGAGCACCCGCTGACGGCGGTGTCGACCTACCTGCCGCCCGCGTCCCGCATGAAGGACCTGGCCGAGCACCACGACCAGGCGCTGCTGCGCTACACCTCGAAAAGCATTCCGAATGCGCCGGCCGGCGACATGCACGTGGCCATCATCGGCCGCACCGCGTGGCACGCCATCGGCCAGCGCATGGGCACGATGTTGATCTGGGTCAACAAGTCGTACTCGCGCGGCACCGTGAAGCTGCGTTCGGCCGATCCGCTGGAGGAGCCGGTGGTCGACTTCCGGCTGCTTTCGGACCCGCGCGACCTGGCGCGGCTGAAGGAAGGCTTCGGCGTGGCGGCCAGGGCGCTGGGCGATGCCAACCTGGACGGCGTGCGCGGCCCGGTGTTCCCGACCAGCTATTCGGAGCGCGTGCGCAAGGTCTCTGCACCAGGCGCCTGGAACGCATTCCAGATGGGCGCGCTGTCGTTCATCCTCGACTGGGCGGGGCCGCTGCGCGGCGCCATCGTGCACGGGCTCATCACGCTGGGCGTGCGCATCGACGACCTGCTGAACGACGACGCCAAGCTCACCGAGTTCATCGGCAACGGCGTGGCCGGCGTGTGGCATGCCTCGGGCACCTGCAAGATGGGCGCCGGCGACGACCCGACGGCCGTGACCGACGGCGCCGGCCGGGTCTACGGCGTGGAGGGGCTGCGCGTGTGCGACTCGTCGATCATGCCGTCGATACCGCGCGCCAACACCAACATGCCGACCCTGATGCTGACCGAGCGGATCGCGGACCTGATCAAGGCGGAGGCGCGAGAGGGTGCAGTGGCTGTCTGAGGCTTCAGGCCTCTTCGAATGCCTGCAGCAGCAGCTCAGACAGCTCGGCAACGAGCGCCTCGCGTTGCGGCGACGGGCGCCAGAAGGCGCGCGTGGTCACGCCGCTCGCCTCCCACTCCGGGTGGTTGCGCGCGGGCTGCGCGGCGCGCACTGCCGCTGCGGCAGCACGGGTCGGGGCATCGCCGTCGGCGGGCGCCTCGGCCGCGATGCGCTGCGTGGCGGCATGGCCGCGCACTTCCAGTGCCTGCGTGAGCTTGAGCTGCCATGCGACCAGCGCGAACAGCACGCCGTCTTCGACAGTCAGTTCATGCACGTCGCGCAGCTTGTTGGCGAGCTTGCGGCCCAGCGGCCCCCAGCCCTGCGACACCGCGCCGCCGATGGCGCCGCCCAGGGCCGCGCCCGCGCCGAGCGAGATGCCGGCCACGGCCAGGTCGGCCACCACGCCCACCGCGGCGCCGATGACCGCGCCCTTGCCCAGGCGCAGGCCCGCGTCCTTCATGGCCTCGGGGCTGAAGAAGTCGAGCGTCCAGCGGCCTTCGATGATCGGCAGCGGCGCTTCGTCGGCGTCGCCCTGGCGAAAGCCGTAGAGCGCGAGCAGGTCGTCGGTGCAGTGCTGGGCCTTGTCGAACACGGTCTTCCGCAGCGCCGCGACCAGCGTCTGCCGTCGCCCGGCATCGGCGAATTCGGCCGCCTGCACCGTGCGGCGCACCGAGGCGGCATCGACCAGCAGCGCGGCGATGCGCGTGCAGGCCGAGCGGCGGCGGCCGGCGGCTTCGGTTTCCAGCGAGTCGACCACGCCGCGCAGCAGTTCGCGGCGGTCGCGCAGCAGGGTGGCGAGGTCGTTGTACAGGTCTTGCTCGGCGCCGACGAACGGCGCCGCCGCGTCGAAGCGCACCTGCACATGCAGGCCGTAGGCCGACAGAAGCTCTTTCCATGCCGGCTCGCGGCTCGCGGCATCGCGCACGAAGTTCAGCACCGGCAGCACGGGGCGCGCGCAGGCGTTGAGCAGTTCGATCTCGTCGCGAAACTTGGGCAGCACCGGCTCGCGCACGTCGATGACGAGGAAGGCTGCGTCGATGTCGAGCATGGTGCGCAGCACCTTGGCCTCCTGCTCGAACACGCCGTGCGCCTCCGGGCCTTGCAGGAACTGGCGGATGCGCTCGGGCGGCGTGGCCTGCGGGTCGAAGCGGGCGAGGTGCTCGCGCAATGCGACGGCATCTTCGAGGCCCGGCGTGTCGAAGAAGCGCACGGCGGTTTCGTCTTCGACCTCGAGGTCGACCGACTCGACATGGCGCGTGGTGCCAGGGCGCTGCGACACCTCGCCGAAGTCGACGCGTCGCGTGAGCGTGCGCAGCAGCGAGGTCTTGCCCGCGTTGGTGTGGCCGACGACCGCGATGCGGACGGGTTGCTGTTGTTGTTGTTGCTGCGTCATTGCGCGACGGCCTCGTTCGGCCGCAGGGCGAGCGTCAGGGTGTCGCTGGCGAAGACGCTCTCCAGGCCGCTGTCGCGCAGCCAGTCGAGCCAGCGCTGGATGGCGGTGGCATCCGGTGCGCCCGCCAGCCACAGGCGGCATTCGCCGCAATGCGCCAGCACCTCGCGCAGAAAGCGTTCGGTGCCGCGGTCGGGGCTCGATGCGGCATGGCAGGCCAGCAGCACGGTGCGCGGATGGGCGCTTGCCAACTGGTCGAGCAGCGTGCGGCGCGCCGGGGCGCTGCCGTCGATGCGCTCCACGCGCGTGGCGGCATCGAGCGGCAGACCGGCCGGCGGCCAGGGCATGTCGGGCGGTAGTTCGAAGCCGATGACGAAGAGGCCATCGTGCTGCTGCGATGCCGGCAGGCCCGCCGGTGCACCGGTGCGCGAGCGGCCCGGGTCGGCATCGACGATGGCGGCAGGCGCCAGCGCGGCGAAGCGCGCGAGCAGCTTGCGGTAGTAGGGCTCGTGCCAGTCGGGTTGCAGCGCCTTGCGTCGGCGCTTCCAGACGGCGGCGCTCAGCAGCACCAGCACAAGGCGGGGCAGCAGGCCGTAGACCGCGATGCAGCCGGTGAGCCACAGCGCCCAGGTGCGCTGGCCCGCCGCGCCGGGCGCCGCTGCCAGCACCGTGGCGGCGTCCGGCACCGGAAAGCCGAGCTGCGCGGGCGCCCAGCCCAGCGACTGCACGGCGCGCACGAAGAAGGCCGGATCGAGGATCGTCGTTTCCCAGCTCAGCGTGTAGCTGCGGAAGGCGAGCGCGAACAGCATCGAGCCCAGCACCACGATGAACGACAGCGACCAGATGCCGTGGCTGACCAGCCCGAAGGCCCAGGGCAGCAGCCGGGCACGCGTCAGCAGGCCGGTGGCCGCGCGCAGCAGCACCGGCGCCTGCCCATGCTTGCCGCCCGCCACGCGCGCGGTGAGCGAGAGCCACATCCAGCCGAGCGACGCGGTGCCGAAGGAGCCGAGCGGAAAGCAGAGCCCCAAAAGCCACAGCAGCAGCGTGAGCGCGTGCAGCCCCAGCAGGCTCACGAGCGCGACGACCACGTTGATGTGCCGCTCCCCGCCGCCGACCACGTTGCCCGCGAGGCCGAGGCCGGCCATCACGATCAGCGCCACCAGCGCGATCAGCACCCAAGGCGCCCATTGCCGGGCGCGTGAAATTTCAGGCTGCAGGCCGATGCGTTCGCCGAGCTGGCGTGCGCGTTCGATGATTTGCGTGTGCGCATCGGTGATGCCAGTGGTGCGCGAGGCGAGGGCGGCGCGCATGGCTTGCGCGTCGTCGAGCGGACCGCTCTGTTCGACCCACCGTATCGCCTCGGTGATCACCGCATCTGAAATGGCTGGTTCGCGCGGCGCGGTGTTGGTCAACAGGGTCCCTTCGCAAGTGAGGCCCCGTGCGGTGCCGGGGCGCGCGAATTATGCCCGGTGCACTTCAGATGCCCATGAGAAACGGGGCCGCGAGCGGCCCCGTTCCAGAGGGTGTCGGAGCAGGGGCGTGCCCGGTCTCAGCGAAGGCCGAAGAACGAGAGCACGGCAACCACGACCACGACCAGACCGACGATGTAAATGATGGAATTCACGCGAGACTCCGTTGTTGACGACGATGTCAGCATCGCGCCGCGCAGGGTGCGCGAATGTCGGCGGCAGGCGGCGTGTGATGTAGGACTTGCGAAGCGCGAAGTCGTACCCGGGCATCGCCATCGGACTACACCGCCGTGCTTGTGCCTCGCTCTGACGGTCAGCGCTTCTTTTCGGGCCCCAGTGCCTGTTCCACCAGCCAGCGCATCGCCGCGCGGACTTCTTTCGCATCGGCGCCCGCGTCGATTTCCAGCGCTGCGCGGTCGAAGGCGGCCGACAGCAACTGCGACAGCGCATCGACCGAGACTTCGCCGCGCCCCATGCCCGCGCGCGCGAGGCCCTGGCGCAGCGAGTGCGCGGCGTTGGCGTCGTCGATCGCCATGATTTCCGCCATGCCCAGCACGGCAGGGCCGTCCACCAGCAAAAGCCGCGTGCGGCCCGGCACGGTCATGGCGTTCAGGTAGGCCTCGCTGCCTTCGAGCAGGGCTTCGCGCGGGCCCAGCCGCTCGGGCGTGGCGGCCTCGATGTCGGCCGCCACGGCCATCGCCTCGCGCGCAAGCACCTGCCGGAAGAGGTCGCGCTTGTCGGCGAAGTGGTGGTACAGAGCGCCGCGCGTGATGCCGGCCGCCAGGGCGATCTCCGGCGTGGAGGTGTCGCCGTAGCCCTTGCTGACGAAGAGCGCGCGGGCGGCTTCTAGCAGGGCGAGCTGGGTGCTTTCGGTGCGTTCGCGATTGGTAGCCATGACGGGTAATTTACATGCAGGCTGTCTGTAGGTTAGTATTTAACGTACGTGCAGACTGTATGTTTTATGAAAAGGTCGATTCCATGAAAGTCACGAGCTATTACCCCGTCGTCATGACCGAAGACGTGGCCGGCACCGCCGCCTTCTACCAGTCGCACTTCGGCTTCGTGCCGCTTTTTTCCAGCGACTGGTATGTGCACCTGCAACTGGCGGAGCAGCCCTCGGTGAACCTCGCCGTGCTCGACGGCCGCCACGAGACCATTCCCGAAGCGGCGCGCGGGCAGGTGGCGGCGGGCCTGCTGCTGAACTTCGAGATGGAAGACCCCGACGCGGTGCACGAGCGGCTGAAGGCGGCCGGCCTGCCGATCCTGTTGCCGCTGCGCGACGAGGCCTTCGGCCAGCGCCACTTCATCACGCGCGACCCGAACGGCGTGCTGATCGACATCATCAAGCCGATCCCGCCGTCGGGGGAGTTCGCGGCGCAGTACGAAGCAGGGGCGCTGCCGACCGCCTGAAGGCGATCAGGCGCGCAGGGCTTCGTCCTCGTCGAGGCCTTCCCCCAGGAACCCGCCACTCTGGTGCGCCCACAGCCGCGCATAAAGCCCGCCCTGGGCCATCAGCGTGCGGTGATCGCCTTCCTCTACCACGCGGCCTTCGTCGAGCACGATGAGCCGATCCATCGCCGCGATGGTCGACAGACGGTGCGCGATAGCGATCACGGTCTTGCCTTCCATCAGCGTGTAGAGGCTCTGCTGGATGGCGGCCTCGACCTCGGAGTCGAGCGCGCTGGTGGCTTCGTCGAGCAGCAGGATCGGCGCGTCCTTCAGCATCACGCGCGCAATGGCCACGCGCTGGCGCTGGCCGCCCGACAGCTTCACGCCGCGCTCGCCCACATGCGCCTCGTAGCCGCGCCGGCCGCCCGCGTCGCCCAGCGTCTGGATGAAGTCGTGGGCCTCGGCGCGCCGGGCGGCGGCCTCGATCTGCTCGCGCGTGGCATCGGGGCGGCCATAGGCCACGTTGTCGGCCACCGAGCGGTGCATCAGCGAAGTGTCTTGCGTGACCATGCCGATGTGGCTGCGCAGCGAGTCCTGCGTGACATGCGCGATGTCCTGCCCGTCGATCAGGATGCGGCCGCTTTCCAGGTCATGAAAGCGCAGCAGCAGGTTCACGAGCGTCGACTTGCCCGCACCCGAGCGGCCGACCAGGCCGATCTTCTCGCCGGGCTTCACCGTGAGGTTCAGGTCGTCGATGACGCGGCGGCCGCCGTCGCCATAGCGGAAGCTCGCATGCTCGAAGCGCACCTCGCCCTGCGGCACTTGCAGCACGGTGGCGTCGGCCGCGTCGAGCACGGTGCGCGGGCGCGACAGCGTCTTCATGCCGTCCTGCACCGTGCCGATGTTCTCGAACAGGCTGGTCATCTCCCACATGATCCAGTGCGACATGCCCTGCAGCCGCAGCGCCATCGCGGTGGCCGCGGCCACGGCGCCCACGCCCACCGCGCCGTTCGACCACAGCCACAGCGCCATGCCGGCCATGCCGGCGGTCAGGCCCATGCTGAGCGTGTGATTGACGATTTCGAAGGCGCTCACCAGCCGCATCTGGCCGTAGCCGGTGTGCATGAATTCGCGCATGGCGTCGCGCGCAAAGCCCGCCTCGCGCTGCGTGTGCGAGAACAGCTTGACGGTGGCGATGTTGGTGTAGGCGTCGGTCACGCGGCCGGTCATGAGCGCGCGCGCATCGGCCTGCGCCTTGCCGACCTTGCCCAGGCGCGGCACGAAGTAGATGAGCGACACGACGTACAGCACCAGCCAGATCAGGAACGGCCACACCAGCTGCGCGTCGAGCACGCCCACCAGGATGATCATGGTGGCCACGTACACGCCCATGGCCACCAGCACGTCGGCCAGCACGAAGATGGTTTCGCGCACGGCCAGCGCGGTCTGCATCACCTTGGCCGTGATGCGGCCCGCGAACTCGTCCTGGTAGAAGGCCATGCTCTGGCCCAGCATCAGCCGGTGGAAGTTCCAGCGCAGCCGCATCGGCAGGTTCACCGCCAGCGTCTGGTGCTTGACGATGGTCTGCAGCGCCACCACGCCGATGCTGATCACCAGGAACGCGGCCAGCCACATCAGCGTGGTGCCGCGGTCTTCCCACAGGCGCGAAGGCACCTGCCCGCCGAGCCAGTCGACGATGCGCCCGAGGATCGCGAACAGCGCGGCCTCGAAGATCGACATGACCGCCGTGAGCACGGCCATGGCCGCGATCTTGCCGCGCACGCCGTGCGTGCAGGCCCAGAGGAATGCGAAGAAGCCCTGCGGCGGCAGCGAAGGTTCGGCGGCGGGGTAGGGATGAAGCAGTTTTTCGAAGAAGCGGAACAAGGCGAACGGTCTCCCAGAGAGCCTTTGACTGTAGCCGTGCATGCATGACCTTGCCCCGAAAAGGTGCGTTCCTCGGGTGTCGCCCGGGGAACAGTCCGGCTAGGGTTGTCACTCTCCGGAGGCCGAATCGTTATCGACTATGTTTTGGTGGCTTCGCGCTTGCGCGTCGTCGCTTTCGGTCCGACCAGAAATTTCACAACAACGTTGGAGACGTTTTCCATGCACTTTCGTTTCAAGCTGCTGGCGCTGACCAGCGCGCTCGCCTTCTCGATGGGCGCCCTCGCTGCCGATCCGATCAAGATCGGCGTGGACGGCCCCTTCACCGGAGGCTCGTCCTCGATGGGCGTGAGCATGCGCGACGGCGTTCGCCTGGCCGCTGAGGAGATCAACAAGTCGGGTGGCGTGCTGGGCCGGCAGATCCAGCTGATCGAGCGCGACGACGAGGCCAAGAACGAACGCGGCGTGCAGATCGCGCAGGAGTTCGTGAACAAGGAAAAGGTCGTGGCCGCCGTGGGCTACATCAACACCGGCGTGGCGCTGGCCTCGCAGCGCTTCTTCCAGGACGCGAAGATTCCGGTGCTCAACAACGTGGCGACGGGCTCCGTCATCACCCACCAGTTCGACAAGGACCCGGAGAACTACGTTTTCCGCAACGCCGCGCACGACAGCATCCAGGCGCCGATGATCGTGGAAGAGGCGATCACGCGGCGCGGCTACAAGAAGGTCGCCATCCTGGCCGACTCCACCAACTACGGCCAGCTCGGCCGCGAGGACCTGGAGCGCGCGCTCAAGAACAAGGGCATCACGCCCGTGGCGGTCGAGAAGTTCAACATCAAGGACGTCGACATGACGGCCCAGCTGCTGAAGTCGAAGGAAGCCGGCGCCGAGGCCGTGCTCACCTACGGCATCGGCCCCGAGCTGGCCCAGATCGCCAACGGCATGACCAAGCTGGGCTGGAAGGTGCCGATCATCGGCAGCTGGACCCTGGCGATGGCCAACTTCATCGACAACGCCGGCCCCGGCGGCGACGGCGCGCGCATGCCGCAGACCTTCATCCAGGAGCCGACGAACCCCAAGCGCAAGGCCTTCATCGACGCCTTCGTCGGCAAGTTCAAGCCCAAGAACAACCGCATGGATTCGCCGGTGTCGGCGGCGCAGGGCTACGACTCCATCTACCTGCTGGCGGCCGCGATCAAGCAGGCAGGCAGCACCGACGGGCCGAAGATCAAGGCCGCGCTGGAAGACCTGCAGGCGCCGGTCGAGGGCGTGGTGACGACCTACAACAAGCCCTTCACCAAGACCGACCATGACGCCATCACCGCCAACATTCCGGTGTTCGGCGAGGTCAAGGGCGGCCGCGTGGTGTTCGCCAACCCCGACGACCAGAAGAACGCCGGCACCGTCCGCATGAAGGACGTGGCGGCCAACGACGCCTTGCTGAAGAAGTAAGCAGCGGCCCGAGCGCCGGCGCCGCCCCGGGGCCTGTTCCCGCGGCGGCGCGTTTTTTGGTTCAACGCTTCTCTCGAGCCGCCATGCAAATCCTTACCCAACTCATCTTCAGCGGCATTGCGCTGGGCATGATCTACGCCGTCATCGCGTTCGGCTATCAGCTCACCTTCGCCACTTCGGACACGCTGAACTTCGGCCAGGGCAACGCCCTCATGCTGGGCGCCATGGTCGGCCTCACGCTGGTGAACATGGGGCTGAACTACTGGCTGATGATTCCGCTGGTGTGCCTGTTCGGCGCCTTCCAGGGGGCGGTGGTGGAGCGCATCGCGGTGCGCCCGGCCATCAAGATCAAGTCGGAGTTCGGCTGGATCATGTCGACCATTGCGCTGGGCATCATCTTCACCAACGTGGCAGAGAACGTGTGGGGGCGCGACGACCTGAAGTTCCCGTCGCCGCTGCCGGAATCGCCGCTGCATTTCCTGGGCGCCAACGTGCTGCCGATGGAAATCCTGGTGGTGATCGGCGCGCTGCTCATGATGCTGGCGGTGGAGCTGTTCAACCGCCGCTCGATCTACGGCAAGGCCGTGGTCGCGACCTTCAACGACCGCGACGCCGCCAAGCTCATGGGCATCAACACCGGGCTGGTCATCACCTTCTCGTATGCGCTGTCATCCATGACGGCGGCCTTTGCCGGCGTGCTGATCGCGCCGCTCACGCTGACCGGCGCCTCGATGGGCGCGGTGCTCGGCCTGAAGGCCTTCGCGGTCGCCATCATCGGCGGGCTCACCAGCGGCATGGGCATCGTGGTGGGCGGGATCATCCTGGGCATTGCCGAGACCACCACCGGCTTCTACCTGAGCAC
This region includes:
- a CDS encoding ABC transporter permease, giving the protein MSGQRHFARRHLIPVTLVAVSACVYVGTALATGQHAQLTLAGVMGLLQRMIALGLVALGQNFVMLGGSIDLSVANLISVSAVLASYFMQGDTGAIGHAVVGVLLVAAAVGTVNGLLIARLGVSPLIATLGVGLVLQGVLTVAFTSLQGKVPQAYQALAYGSVAGVPVAVLILLAVAVAAAFALTRTVAGAHLFAVGGNADSARLAGIRTSRVLVGAHAMAGLMSGLAGLYLASWLGAGTPWVGRDGGYDLDSIAAVVIGGTLLAGGRGSIAGTMAGVFVFATIDAVFNMLQIDSFLSQVLRGLIVVIAVGVYTFRNKGHVA
- a CDS encoding ABC transporter permease; this translates as MKRWRNINPALVLLVVLVCTMVFMSPLYQTAPGLMSFLQRAAPLVILTCGASFVLIAGGFDLSSGALITLVVIGCALITNGDADMTWTAVAAAYAMGLAVGLLNGLVVTRLKVPSIIATLGGLLSIKGIAMVWSGGAPSGYLPQNLRYLGRGVLREVPLTGTLPIAVIVLAVFVALCFWLMHRTNFGRLVLMIGDNPVAAELAGAPVRRVRVAAFVLSSLSAVTAGILLGGFSGVSVDVGTGYDLQAIAAAVIGGVVLLGGRGSIPGACIGALTLYTLFTVLNLLGFSEPLRVAVQGLILIGAAALTAWRHQRR
- a CDS encoding ABC transporter substrate-binding protein; protein product: MKSHRSNRRQALRCGVLALAVAAHAGAFAQVANVDVDKEMQEQARLMTATPEGPAGQPWLQRIGGKTVDTAKYRKKGPYTLCFSNASVGNPWRVVGWNTMQAEVELNKADIKGFEYADAQGKDEKQISDIRSLVNSGKCDALIVSPNTSAALTPAVEEACKKLPVVTFDRSVDSLCPVTAVRSIGGYAWGKVGADFIAANAPKGGKVLVLRTAPGVDLFETRWAAAKKVFDASGLKVVGNEFVGGDRAKTKATVADYLSRSGKIDAVWVDLGAVSVAVAEAFEDAGQPYPIITGEDQQDYLQAWKKNGFKGIAPTYPAYQWRTAVIAALKALKGEPLPSPTWILPQPSITAKELPQYVNDKLPPLHYSMCGCEKMPGYPQRWGGKQ
- a CDS encoding GMC family oxidoreductase; translation: MAQPIDYLILGGGTAGCALAARLSEDAGKRVVLVEAGRDLRPDAMSDSIRSRYPGLAYLDKQNIWTALVATVSGAPTRQPNRTPRGYEQGRVLGGGSAINAMVANRGAPDDYDEWARLGAEGWSGEVALKYFRKLERDCDFDDAYHGRGGPVPVRRLAPERVSPFVQAVCRSLRMRGHPQYPDQNGEWKDGVFPAAIATSDDGQRVPASIVYLTPEVRARKNLRIVTDTHVQRLLFEGARVTGAEAGGQPMHAAHTIVCMGGIHSAALLMRSGIGPAADLRALGIEVKADRPGVGMNLMEHPLTAVSTYLPPASRMKDLAEHHDQALLRYTSKSIPNAPAGDMHVAIIGRTAWHAIGQRMGTMLIWVNKSYSRGTVKLRSADPLEEPVVDFRLLSDPRDLARLKEGFGVAARALGDANLDGVRGPVFPTSYSERVRKVSAPGAWNAFQMGALSFILDWAGPLRGAIVHGLITLGVRIDDLLNDDAKLTEFIGNGVAGVWHASGTCKMGAGDDPTAVTDGAGRVYGVEGLRVCDSSIMPSIPRANTNMPTLMLTERIADLIKAEAREGAVAV
- a CDS encoding GTPase/DUF3482 domain-containing protein, whose translation is MTQQQQQQQPVRIAVVGHTNAGKTSLLRTLTRRVDFGEVSQRPGTTRHVESVDLEVEDETAVRFFDTPGLEDAVALREHLARFDPQATPPERIRQFLQGPEAHGVFEQEAKVLRTMLDIDAAFLVIDVREPVLPKFRDEIELLNACARPVLPVLNFVRDAASREPAWKELLSAYGLHVQVRFDAAAPFVGAEQDLYNDLATLLRDRRELLRGVVDSLETEAAGRRRSACTRIAALLVDAASVRRTVQAAEFADAGRRQTLVAALRKTVFDKAQHCTDDLLALYGFRQGDADEAPLPIIEGRWTLDFFSPEAMKDAGLRLGKGAVIGAAVGVVADLAVAGISLGAGAALGGAIGGAVSQGWGPLGRKLANKLRDVHELTVEDGVLFALVAWQLKLTQALEVRGHAATQRIAAEAPADGDAPTRAAAAAVRAAQPARNHPEWEASGVTTRAFWRPSPQREALVAELSELLLQAFEEA